Proteins encoded by one window of Corallococcus exiguus:
- a CDS encoding S1 family peptidase — protein MKTSRFASALMALGFLACGGEPDEVAVPGVQTQELIGGGIAARYELPHQVRLHVTGAFTCGGTLLRAGWVVTAAHCVEGVTPASMRIYAGDLRLGSVEADEQYRAVSRKVMHPSYDGSVHDVALLQLAQPFNLSQAVRTLTLPDAPAPLGAPYVASGWGRTQTAPTSDALKRVSLSITSTATCRDMVGSDYVNGAVLCTAPSATANVCTKDDGGPLAFNGKLYGIVSGFGSNQCNTFSLFTNVATYTLWIRSVINGT, from the coding sequence ATGAAGACATCCCGTTTCGCATCCGCGTTGATGGCATTGGGGTTCCTCGCCTGTGGTGGAGAGCCGGATGAGGTAGCTGTCCCCGGTGTCCAGACCCAGGAGCTCATCGGCGGAGGCATCGCTGCCCGGTACGAGCTGCCCCACCAGGTGCGCCTCCACGTGACGGGCGCATTCACCTGCGGAGGCACGCTCCTCCGGGCCGGCTGGGTGGTGACGGCCGCCCACTGCGTCGAGGGCGTCACCCCCGCGTCCATGCGCATCTACGCGGGAGACCTGCGGCTGGGCTCGGTGGAGGCGGACGAGCAGTACCGAGCGGTATCGCGCAAGGTGATGCACCCGTCCTACGACGGGTCGGTCCACGACGTCGCGCTCCTCCAACTCGCCCAGCCCTTCAATCTCTCCCAGGCGGTGCGGACGCTGACGCTGCCGGATGCGCCCGCGCCCCTGGGTGCGCCGTACGTCGCGAGCGGCTGGGGCCGCACCCAGACAGCGCCCACTTCCGATGCGCTCAAGCGAGTGAGCCTGAGCATCACCTCCACGGCCACCTGCCGAGACATGGTGGGAAGCGACTACGTCAACGGCGCGGTGTTGTGCACGGCGCCGAGCGCCACCGCCAACGTCTGCACGAAGGATGACGGCGGACCCCTGGCCTTCAACGGGAAGTTGTATGGGATTGTGAGCGGGTTCGGCTCCAACCAGTGCAACACCTTCTCCTTGTTCACCAACGTGGCCACGTACACGTTATGGATCCGCTCCGTCATCAACGGGACGTGA
- a CDS encoding URC4/urg3 family protein: MLDAIRVQEVSPTVAWLRSPAAIRERCHQVLDLGLAGRLEYFRVEPSRLPTVVDRVLAVTHEAYPRLDIPVHSRWRHFDAGGVPRLAQLEAKLAPLPPEERARAKVDLGVVSVLLDAGSGPAWRYQEPGGASYVRSEGLAVASLRMFMAGGFSSDPDRPLRADAEALGRMTREQLERGLQVSESNPLLGVEGRLHLMQALSRVLPRPGSLFDMLAAHRRSVRAAEVLGTLLEVLGPIWPGRTTVDGVNLGDVWPHPALGPPGSADALVPFHKLSQWLAYSLVEPLAEAGVTVTELDALTGLPEYRNGGLFVDLGVLVPQDPRLTTEVYGPGDPPIVEWRALTVALLDRVAALVRGRLELSAEELPLAKVLQGGTWTAGRRVAAELRPGGVPPIRIRSDGTVF; encoded by the coding sequence ATGCTTGACGCGATCCGGGTGCAGGAGGTGTCCCCGACGGTGGCATGGCTGCGCAGCCCGGCGGCCATCCGCGAGCGCTGTCATCAGGTGTTGGACCTGGGGCTCGCCGGCCGGCTGGAGTACTTCCGGGTGGAGCCGTCCCGGTTGCCCACGGTGGTGGACCGGGTGCTGGCGGTGACGCACGAGGCATACCCCCGCCTGGACATCCCGGTGCACAGCCGCTGGAGGCACTTCGACGCGGGAGGAGTGCCCAGGCTCGCGCAACTGGAGGCGAAGCTGGCCCCGCTGCCGCCGGAGGAACGAGCCAGGGCGAAGGTGGACCTGGGCGTGGTGAGCGTGCTCTTGGATGCGGGCAGCGGACCCGCGTGGCGCTACCAGGAACCCGGAGGCGCGTCCTACGTGCGCTCGGAGGGACTGGCGGTGGCGTCGCTGCGCATGTTCATGGCGGGCGGCTTCTCGTCGGATCCAGACCGGCCGCTGCGCGCGGACGCGGAGGCCCTGGGCCGCATGACGCGCGAGCAATTGGAGCGAGGCCTCCAGGTGTCGGAGTCCAATCCGCTCCTGGGAGTGGAGGGGCGCCTGCACCTCATGCAGGCGCTGTCGCGAGTGCTGCCCAGGCCGGGGTCGCTGTTCGACATGCTGGCCGCGCACCGCCGCAGCGTGCGAGCGGCGGAGGTCCTGGGCACGCTGCTGGAGGTGCTGGGCCCCATCTGGCCGGGTCGCACGACGGTGGACGGAGTGAACCTGGGGGACGTGTGGCCGCATCCGGCGCTCGGGCCGCCGGGGAGCGCGGACGCGCTGGTGCCCTTCCACAAGTTGTCCCAGTGGCTGGCGTACTCGCTGGTGGAGCCGCTGGCGGAAGCCGGCGTGACGGTGACGGAGCTGGACGCGCTCACCGGCCTGCCGGAGTACCGCAACGGAGGCCTCTTCGTGGACCTGGGCGTGCTGGTGCCGCAGGACCCGCGCCTGACGACGGAGGTCTACGGCCCGGGTGACCCGCCCATCGTGGAGTGGCGTGCGCTGACGGTGGCGCTGCTGGACCGCGTGGCCGCGCTGGTGCGAGGGCGTCTGGAATTGAGCGCGGAGGAGCTGCCGCTGGCGAAGGTGCTCCAGGGCGGCACATGGACGGCGGGGCGCCGGGTGGCGGCGGAGCTGCGCCCCGGAGGCGTTCCGCCCATCCGCATCCGCAGTGACGGCACGGTGTTCTGA
- a CDS encoding GTP cyclohydrolase II: MADKKPVNHIRLTSHPDGQAPGVPLRWGESEPLRRGPVVATLSDPASRNVIGTHSGAYSIYRALAVSAGKLPQDHKADLTNTSPAAQVGPHPGWSDPKRIVSLDPWGAVASQVFRAYAEQGVDYRPTIAVTRAHINMPEVREAMAAGRLKVDGDLVAANGDVKVVKAAVEPVWYLPGIAERFGLTEGALRRGLFEHTGGMYPELITRPDLHVFLPPIGGLSLYVFGDITSLADRNVPLAARVHDECNGSDVFGSDICTCRPYLVHGIEECVRMAQQGGVGLIVYHRKEGRALGEVTKFLVYNARKRQEGGDSAATYFHRTECVAGVQDMRFQELMPDVLHWLGITRIHRFISMSDMKHDAIVRSGIEILERVPIPDGLIPADAKVEMEAKKAAGYFTRGPVADAGELAQVKGRDLDA; encoded by the coding sequence ATGGCTGACAAGAAGCCCGTCAATCACATCCGTCTTACGTCCCATCCCGACGGGCAGGCGCCCGGAGTCCCCCTGCGCTGGGGCGAGTCGGAGCCGCTGCGCCGGGGCCCGGTGGTGGCCACGCTCTCCGACCCCGCGAGCCGAAACGTCATCGGCACGCACTCGGGTGCGTACTCCATCTACCGGGCGCTGGCGGTCTCCGCGGGCAAGCTGCCGCAGGACCACAAGGCGGACCTGACCAACACCTCGCCGGCGGCGCAGGTGGGCCCGCATCCGGGGTGGAGCGACCCCAAGCGCATCGTGTCGCTGGACCCCTGGGGAGCGGTGGCATCGCAGGTGTTCCGGGCCTACGCCGAGCAGGGCGTGGACTACCGGCCCACCATCGCCGTCACCCGGGCCCACATCAACATGCCGGAGGTGCGCGAGGCCATGGCCGCCGGGCGCCTCAAGGTGGACGGCGACCTCGTCGCTGCCAACGGTGACGTGAAGGTCGTGAAGGCCGCGGTGGAGCCCGTCTGGTACCTGCCCGGCATCGCCGAACGCTTCGGTCTCACGGAGGGCGCGCTGCGCCGCGGCCTCTTCGAGCACACCGGAGGCATGTACCCGGAGCTCATCACCCGCCCGGACCTGCACGTCTTCCTGCCGCCCATCGGCGGTCTGTCGCTGTATGTGTTTGGAGACATCACCTCGCTCGCGGACCGGAACGTGCCGCTGGCGGCGCGGGTGCATGACGAGTGCAACGGCTCGGACGTCTTCGGCAGCGACATCTGCACCTGCCGGCCCTACCTGGTGCACGGCATCGAGGAGTGCGTGCGGATGGCGCAGCAGGGCGGGGTGGGGCTCATCGTCTACCACCGCAAGGAGGGCCGAGCGCTGGGCGAGGTGACCAAGTTCCTCGTCTACAACGCACGCAAGCGCCAGGAGGGCGGAGACTCCGCGGCCACGTACTTCCACCGCACGGAGTGCGTGGCGGGCGTGCAGGACATGCGCTTCCAGGAGCTGATGCCGGACGTGCTGCACTGGCTGGGCATCACGCGCATCCACCGCTTCATCTCCATGAGCGACATGAAGCACGACGCCATCGTGCGCTCGGGCATCGAGATTCTCGAGCGGGTGCCCATCCCGGACGGACTCATCCCCGCCGACGCGAAGGTGGAGATGGAGGCGAAGAAGGCCGCGGGCTACTTCACGCGAGGGCCGGTGGCGGATGCGGGGGAGCTGGCGCAGGTGAAGGGACGGGACCTCGATGCTTGA
- a CDS encoding golvesin C-terminal-like domain-containing protein: MRASWRSTLMAVMLGAVFAEGVEAAEPGTQHWTENLSAGAGTSELVGTRDGLLYEPNAVMRRPEGLSRLTGLFEFPARTLEQPVDTFRPQVQAAVGLGQGVEVDVRVRTPGGAWSEWRTATGDEAVRLPRSGTEVQVRLALIADERGRGPVVQTVGLEGWREGGTEEGLQTLAPLTYRVYATREGLVGGTTANGHVIKTNDRFVALPSRRGLASNGGSEYQVRVCYSKTAKCATTSVWDVGPWNTKDDYWNPSSVREMWKTLPQGKPEAQAAYQDNFNGGLDQFGRRPANPAGIDLADGTFWLDLGMSNNDWVDVTYLWTSGGGSSTGLVIDSNNANNDQAKGYIQLTGTSWASSTNVAGYYGTSYLVSPGAAVSEPATFWFYMAAAGTKTVDAWWTAASDRSTVAPFIVTNASGTQLANVKVNQTVNGARWNTLGTWSFPAGWNKVQLSRWVTAGTYVVADAIQVR, from the coding sequence ATGCGCGCGTCGTGGCGGTCCACCCTGATGGCGGTGATGTTGGGCGCGGTCTTCGCGGAAGGAGTGGAGGCGGCGGAGCCCGGCACGCAGCATTGGACGGAGAATCTTTCCGCCGGAGCAGGCACGTCGGAGCTCGTGGGCACGCGAGACGGGCTGCTCTACGAACCCAACGCCGTGATGCGCCGTCCCGAAGGCCTGAGCCGGCTCACGGGCCTCTTCGAGTTCCCGGCGCGCACGCTCGAGCAGCCCGTGGACACCTTCCGTCCCCAGGTCCAGGCGGCGGTAGGCCTGGGGCAGGGCGTCGAAGTGGACGTACGCGTGAGAACCCCCGGAGGAGCCTGGAGCGAATGGCGCACCGCCACGGGAGACGAAGCCGTACGCCTGCCCCGCTCGGGCACGGAGGTGCAGGTGCGCCTCGCGCTCATCGCGGACGAGCGAGGCCGCGGTCCCGTGGTCCAGACGGTGGGCCTGGAGGGCTGGCGCGAAGGAGGCACGGAGGAGGGGCTCCAGACGCTCGCGCCGCTGACCTACCGCGTCTACGCCACCCGTGAGGGCCTGGTGGGAGGCACGACGGCGAACGGCCACGTCATCAAGACCAACGACCGTTTCGTGGCGCTGCCTTCAAGGCGAGGGCTCGCGTCGAACGGAGGCTCCGAGTACCAGGTACGCGTCTGTTATTCGAAGACAGCGAAGTGCGCGACGACGTCCGTCTGGGACGTGGGCCCGTGGAACACGAAGGACGACTACTGGAACCCGTCCAGCGTGCGCGAGATGTGGAAGACGCTGCCGCAGGGCAAGCCGGAGGCGCAGGCGGCATACCAGGACAACTTCAACGGCGGGTTGGACCAGTTCGGTCGCCGGCCGGCGAACCCCGCGGGCATCGACCTCGCGGACGGGACGTTCTGGTTGGACCTGGGGATGTCGAACAACGACTGGGTGGACGTGACGTACCTGTGGACGTCCGGCGGAGGTTCGTCGACGGGGCTGGTCATCGACAGCAACAACGCGAACAACGACCAGGCCAAGGGCTACATCCAGCTCACGGGCACCAGCTGGGCGTCCTCCACGAACGTGGCGGGCTACTACGGCACCAGCTACCTGGTGTCCCCGGGAGCAGCGGTGTCGGAGCCTGCGACGTTCTGGTTCTACATGGCCGCGGCGGGAACGAAGACGGTGGACGCGTGGTGGACGGCGGCGAGCGACCGCTCCACGGTCGCGCCCTTCATCGTCACGAACGCATCCGGCACGCAGCTGGCGAATGTGAAGGTGAACCAGACGGTCAACGGCGCAAGGTGGAACACGCTCGGCACGTGGAGCTTCCCGGCGGGGTGGAACAAGGTCCAGCTGAGCCGGTGGGTGACGGCGGGGACCTACGTGGTCGCGGACGCCATCCAGGTCCGTTAG
- the mmsA gene encoding CoA-acylating methylmalonate-semialdehyde dehydrogenase, translating into MSFVRLPESVVSCRNLVGGEWVSPSGASAQDVRSPYTGALIGRVPLTTASGVAQAVEAAKAAAQGWRVTPLRERTQFLQRFRTLLETHLERLAHLAASESGKTVAEGRAGLLKGMEVCDFALSLQNLDSGAHLEVSRGVTCEYRREPLGVVAGITPFNFPAMVPLWLFPIAVTVGNAFILKPSEKVPLTATAMGELMVEAGYPPGVFSVVHGAKPAVDALLEHPDVKALAFVGSSPVARHVYVEGSRHGKRVLALGGAKNHLIVVPDADPELTPQAVVDSFTGCAGQRCMAASVMLAVGDVQPLVDDILRRASRLEVGPGMGALIDRGAVDRLETAIAKAQADGARVLLDGRGRRPAGEAYANGHWLGPTVLDNVRPDMEAARRELFGPVLSIVRVPTLSAALAVENASPYGNAASIFTTNGAVAQSVVEGARAGMVGVNVGVPVPREPFSFGGTGESKFGHGDITGPSSLDFWSQLKKVTRKWSARTDGSWMS; encoded by the coding sequence GTGTCCTTTGTTCGGTTACCCGAGAGCGTGGTCTCTTGTCGCAACCTCGTGGGCGGAGAGTGGGTCTCTCCGTCCGGAGCGTCCGCGCAGGATGTTCGCAGTCCCTATACCGGCGCGCTCATCGGCCGGGTGCCGCTGACGACCGCGTCTGGTGTCGCCCAGGCCGTGGAGGCCGCGAAGGCCGCCGCGCAAGGCTGGCGCGTCACCCCGCTGCGCGAGCGCACCCAATTCCTGCAACGCTTCCGCACGCTGCTTGAGACGCACCTGGAAAGGCTCGCGCACCTGGCCGCGAGCGAATCCGGCAAGACGGTGGCGGAGGGCCGCGCGGGCCTGCTCAAGGGCATGGAGGTCTGTGATTTCGCCCTGTCGCTCCAGAACCTGGACAGCGGAGCGCACCTGGAGGTGAGCAGGGGCGTCACCTGCGAATACCGCCGCGAGCCCCTGGGCGTCGTCGCCGGCATCACGCCGTTCAACTTCCCCGCGATGGTGCCCCTGTGGCTGTTCCCCATTGCCGTCACGGTGGGCAACGCCTTCATCCTCAAGCCGTCGGAGAAGGTGCCGCTCACCGCGACCGCCATGGGTGAGCTGATGGTGGAGGCGGGCTATCCACCGGGCGTCTTCTCCGTGGTGCACGGCGCGAAGCCCGCGGTGGACGCGCTGCTGGAGCACCCGGACGTGAAGGCCCTGGCCTTCGTGGGCTCGTCCCCGGTCGCGCGGCACGTCTACGTGGAGGGCAGCCGCCACGGCAAGCGCGTGCTGGCGCTGGGCGGCGCGAAGAACCACCTCATCGTCGTGCCGGACGCGGATCCAGAGCTCACGCCGCAGGCGGTGGTGGACTCGTTCACCGGCTGCGCGGGCCAGCGCTGCATGGCGGCCAGCGTGATGCTCGCGGTGGGAGACGTGCAGCCGCTGGTGGACGACATCCTCCGGCGAGCCTCGCGCCTGGAGGTCGGCCCGGGCATGGGAGCGCTCATCGACCGGGGCGCGGTGGATCGGCTGGAGACGGCCATCGCCAAGGCCCAGGCGGACGGAGCGCGAGTGCTCCTGGACGGGCGAGGCAGGCGGCCCGCGGGCGAGGCGTACGCGAACGGCCACTGGCTGGGGCCCACGGTGCTGGACAACGTGCGCCCGGACATGGAGGCCGCGAGGCGCGAGCTGTTCGGCCCGGTGCTGTCCATCGTGAGGGTGCCCACGTTGTCGGCGGCGCTCGCGGTGGAGAACGCGTCGCCCTATGGCAACGCTGCGTCCATCTTCACCACGAACGGCGCGGTGGCCCAGTCGGTGGTGGAGGGCGCCAGGGCCGGCATGGTGGGCGTGAACGTGGGCGTGCCGGTGCCGCGCGAGCCCTTCTCCTTCGGCGGCACGGGCGAGTCGAAGTTCGGCCACGGGGACATCACGGGACCGTCGAGCCTCGACTTCTGGAGCCAGCTCAAGAAGGTAACGCGCAAGTGGTCCGCGCGCACCGACGGCTCGTGGATGAGCTGA
- the upp gene encoding uracil phosphoribosyltransferase, which translates to MDFPNCTVVDHPLVKHKLTVMRRTDTSTASFRALLEEISLMLGYEALRDLKLREEEIETPMARTTGWALDGKKLVLVPILRAGQGILDGLLQLVPSARVGHIGLYRDPESLSAVEYYYRVPANLEDRDVIVCDPMLATGNSAVAALQRVKRSRPGSLRFVCLLACPEGLTNLREHHPDVRVFTAAIDEKLDSHGYILPGLGDAGDRLFGTKSVD; encoded by the coding sequence ATGGACTTCCCGAACTGCACGGTGGTGGATCACCCGCTGGTGAAGCACAAGCTGACGGTGATGCGCAGGACGGATACGAGCACGGCGTCCTTCCGGGCGCTGCTGGAGGAGATCTCCCTCATGCTCGGGTACGAGGCGCTGCGAGACCTGAAGCTGCGCGAGGAGGAGATTGAAACGCCCATGGCGCGCACCACGGGCTGGGCGCTGGACGGCAAGAAGCTGGTGCTGGTGCCCATCCTGAGAGCGGGGCAGGGCATCCTGGACGGCCTGCTCCAACTGGTCCCCTCCGCGCGAGTAGGCCACATCGGCCTGTACCGCGACCCGGAGTCCCTGAGCGCGGTGGAGTACTACTACCGCGTGCCCGCCAACCTGGAGGACCGAGACGTCATCGTCTGCGACCCGATGCTCGCGACAGGCAACTCCGCGGTGGCGGCGCTCCAGCGAGTGAAGCGAAGCCGCCCGGGCTCACTGCGTTTCGTGTGTCTGCTCGCGTGTCCGGAGGGCCTGACGAACCTGCGCGAGCACCACCCCGACGTGCGAGTCTTCACCGCCGCCATCGACGAGAAGCTGGACTCGCACGGCTACATCCTGCCCGGCCTGGGCGACGCGGGAGACCGCCTCTTCGGTACGAAGTCGGTGGACTGA